The stretch of DNA tttaatatggaataaatcttctaaatatctgtattaattatagaactaggatatatcccgtgcttaaagcacgggtcaacatttaaaaaaaaaatataatataataataaaaattattgttttttaaaaaaattattttgtttgagataagatttatttttagttgttatgtaaatcttttagtctatttgaatactaattatttcaaaatattatagtattttatttttgacgtattattacagttttatattgtttatttgttgtatttgcatcattttttatgaaatataaaatattaattttaatattataattgtgagcaaataaaaattattaatttattatctatataaatttagttttaccaacccgccaatgtggaaattaaacacacatttttatacattgagtaatatatcttcgttttaaaaaactcaaatcacaacatatgcagaaaaaatatgcattttatttattataagtattatatgaaaattccaaaacaattgtaaataaaataaaataaagatgataggagaatcataatttgaaatcttaacaaaatcttcaaatatagttattaaaaataatagtattgtatacttggatataaaattttagtttttaaaatgctgattggtttatataatttttttaaaaataattagtaatttcgtccataatttattagagatagaaaatatttttttatagattttttaatatttgatctgtgagtgttttttatttttaattaattatatttatttaaattagttaattaaacttaattaatttttttaatggcaattgaatgtaattttttacacattttaaggttagtttcatatttgtacttctcaattaatatagtaggatattatatataatttaattctgTAATAATTTAaggtgaatcatcatataataatttaattctGTTTgattataaggatagtagagagaaCTAACTAAAcgtgtttggatatgaatataaggattaaatgatatttaatgataaatatatccacaaatatatttttaagtaaaaagtgctgcaaaaatattaatatagatgatGAGATAAGAAAATTTATCATTGaaatggattttaaaagaaaaagaaaaaataagaataattaatttataaaaataaaatatgtaaaaagtatatatatatttttggagagctttttaatataaaagagagaaaaaaaattcgctttaagaaaaatgaaaaatcaagaaagagaaaaagaaaatgtagtttttaaagcttgaaaaatattaaaaataaaaaaagtgtgattgacataaaaaaaaaagaatagctGTCAAGGCTTTTAAACTCTTGAAACTGTACTAGCAATCAAGAGTAAAAGCTGAAATGAATTCAAACACAAACCattgaaaccaaaccaaaatgcaTTAAACCGAAAATCTTCCTTATGTATGAAGAAACGAAAAACCCCAAACCGACAAATTATTCCCAGATACCTCAGCTATTTATTGTGGAGACTCTGATTACTATCATCTGCTATATAAGATTACTAGTATTAGACCCGTACTTTGTACGGGAAAAATATAGCTTCAAAGATTAATATGAGAAAAATCTAAACCTAGCCTGAAAAAATCACACAACATATAACTTGATACCTTATACAGAAGACTAATCCTCTAATCACTTTTCCATCTCCACGGCTACACCATTGTGCATGTATGGATGAAGCGGGTAATCGTCCACCTTCAAGAGATAAACATAATAAGATGAGATGAGAAAGATAGTTATAGCTAGAAACGTACCTAGAGTCAAAGACATAGTATAGCAAagtcaaatctatatatatatttaatcgtTACACATATATTATACGAAAAATATTGTAGTACAAATGACAATAGTCAAATTTATATTACCATGATCAGATATTTCAAGTAAACATTTGAATAACATACAGAATTGATTACTTTACCAAAGTCACTAACTCTCGTTAGTTTTCATTCTTGTATCGCTTGCCATATGAAAAATAAGTTTGCGTGAGTTTGCTACCACACAAAAGTTTGAGCTTTTCCTAGTTGCTTCAGATTGCTTACGATGTCGTCTTCATTCTATACCTTGATATGAGGTAACAATCCATGATATCTTCTATGAAAATTTGAAAGGGCTGAGTGAGGATCAATTATTGATTCAAGAAGAGAAGACAATTATGAAAATAAGTTGGGTGAagcttttgaacaaaaaaaaaaggtggggcggaaagaagaacaacaaagatGGCCTCGGTGATTTATTGGATTTTTTATGGTTCTGTAATATTTGAATGATTTTAGACTAAAATTTTTAGTCAACTTAAGTTAagaaaatttaggttttttttttttttttttctttttgctttttgaatttataattttgttgtattattttaaaattatttttaatataaaacaaaatctatgtggcagatttttatttgataggtgacttgtgctttatatgATAAAGGATAAGCTGTAATTAGGAAACTATCATCTTTAGTTCTTTACTAACTTAGTAATTAGTCAATTAatcttcctttttatttttatttttattttgttggtgtTATCGGTGTCTCTGACCCGGATCCGATATTTTCGGGTAATCTaaaaatttcacttttaatCTTCTTCCTGggttcttcttcgtcttctccctTTTTGGTTTCTCGGGAAGATTCttcccttttctctctctctctctctctctctctctctcagacaacaacaaaaaaaatcagaaaaacaaaaaaagggaatTGCCCTTTATCATGCTTCCTCGTTTCAGGTACAATTAGATTCATCGATTTTGATCTCTTTATAGGCTAAAGATTCGTGTTTAGATTCTCTacattgttgttgatcattcATGATCCTTGTTTTTACCATCTCGTTCGGATCTGTTCTGATTCATCAACGGATCGATCTATGATCTTAGCAGATTCGTAAAGTttaagtctttttctttctttctaagcgatgtaatgtaatgtaatgCATGCggtatgttgttttgttagTGTTGTCCTGATTGTTATttgaataaagttttttttttttttttttctccatttgatTCAACGCTTTTTTCTTGATCGATGTTGACGTTTTCAactcatattttatttatgtttaaaaatgTTCTTATATGAAAGCTGAAAGTGATTGAATTTTACCAATTAGTGTATTGCCATGAACATATCTAAAAGCTCGTGCAGGGGCATACACAATACAATGTTAGGCTTGCAGCAATCACTTTGGCTCATATTAGATTTCTCAGTTTAGCATAGTTTAATAAtttgatgtgttgttgttaCATGTTTCTTGTGCCCCACTAAgtcatttatttgattttgtcttGTGACACTTTTTGAGCTGGCtacattattttataattttgagagATCTTTGTACTGACTTGGTTGTTGATTCTTCAACACTGGATATACCtgtacataaagaaaaaaacaagattcaGGGCACTGACTTGGTCCCAATGTTAGTAATAAGACAGAAAGAAACAACTAGTTTCTGTATGTTGCAGATTTGTTCAAAGATATTGGTCTTTTagttgagttttcttcttttttcaccCATTTCATTTTTGCTCTGAACAGgatctaaataaaattatagaaaaatggGTGGATGTGTGTCAACCCATTCGAGAGCCATTAGGCCTCGGAGGAAAGGTCGTCGCAGATCTTCAAAACACTTTTCTAAAGTGTCTGATATTGTTCCTCATGCAAATGTAAGAAGGCCCAGTGACGTTGGGAGTCGAGTTTCTTTTGGTGAGTCTTTCTCTCCCGGCTAACTTAATCGTCCACTGGTTGATCAAAATTTATGGATAATCATATTCTACTGTCATAGATTTTTACATGTAGAATATGTTATGTTGCAGCTCTCTCGCAAGATGATGCATGGTTTGACTCTGTCAGTGTTCTTGATTCGGATGAGGATGAGGACTTCATCAGCCTACCTGAAGGTAAATGTCAATCTACATTGTTTTCAGTATTGATGGAGGAGCAGTTTTGGAAAATGTCATATGGATCTGTATATCTTTTACCATCTCTCTCCTGCAGAAAACGCACCATCAGCACCACCATCAGTGGGGGGTGCGACGGGTAATATCCCAAATGGTCAGGTAGTTCAATTCGAATCTTCGTCGTGCATTGTGGATGGGAAAGGAAAGTATGAAGAATACCATGAGACTTACTTGAAGATAGATGGGAGTAAGACCGAGAAGTTTGTGACCAAAGGGATGTACAAGGATCCTAGTGGTCTCTCTGTCCTCACTggaaacaacaagaagaaaaatttaatgGATCATGCAAGCTTTAAAGGCTTGAAGGAACAGAAACGGAACTCTCAAGAGAAAACCCTGAGAACCAGCCTGAGCCGTTTGATGCCGACAGTTAGTTTTAATGACAAGACTCTAAACTCGCCCACATCTCAGAAACGAAAATCCGCTGTTTATCGGCTTTCATTCAAGAGGAGATCGTGCGATGGTGAGGAAGTTACTGAGCATCGTAAGTTGTTGTACCGTCCGAAAGCGGGTTTCACTGTTCCTTCGTCTGCCAAGGAGAAGCAGTCCAGCGGTAGTTGGTGCGAGATACCGCCTTCAACTTTTAAACTCCGTGGAGAAACCTATTTCAAGTACACCTTTCAACACACTGTTTCATGTATCTTTTACTAGAAACTGCTTTGTCTGTAACTATTGAAGAATGATGCTTGCAGAGACAAGAAGAAATCCCCCGCTCCAAATCAGTGTCCGTACACTCCTATTGGTGTTGACTTGTTTGTCTGTCCAAGGAAGATTGATCATATCGCTCAACACATCGAGCTTCCAAACATCAAATCCGAGGCAAAGCTCCCAGCTCTTCTCATTGTCAACATTCAGGTAACAACCACCCAACATTAACATCTTTACTTAACTTCATATGAAGTGTATAGATAGCGTTTGGTATATCCATATGTGTAAATGATCCTGACCTTTGTGACTCACTGGCAGTTACCAACTTATCCTGCTGCAATGTTCCTTGGAGACAGTGATGGGGAAGGCATGAGCATTGTACTCTACTTTAAATTACGAGATAATTACGAAAAAGAAACCTCTCAACAATATCAGGAGAGCATCAAGGTAGCTTATAAAGCCATTCCTTTTTACATTTCTCACATTCCCGTGATTGATCTGAATGCTTACCaggttctttttgtttttggtttttgaaaaaacaGAAACTTGTCAATGATGAGATGGAGAAGGTAAAAGGGTTTGCTAAAGACAGCAATGTTGCTTTCCGTGAAAGGCTTAAGATAGTTGCTGGACTTGTTAACCCTGAAGATCTAGCTCTAAGCTCGACAGAGAAGAAGCTTGTTCAGGCTTACAATGAAAAACCTGTCCTCTCTCGTCCGCAACACAACTTCTTTAAGGTTCTAACAACATCACTAACTCTTAAACTCGAAAAGAAATTGTCTTTAGCGCCTCATTAACGATTGCTTTTACCTTCACTGCAGGGTCCAAACTACTTTGAGATTGATTTGGATGTGCATCGATTCAGCTACATATCGAGGAAAGGACTTGAAGCATTCAGAGATCGATTGAAAAACGGAACTCTTGATCTCGGGTTAACCATCCAGGTATAACTTGATACAAATACTATGTAAACCATGATCATTTGTTCTCGAAGAAGTGTGAGTAgataaaagattaaaactttcatTCTTACAAATTGGAAACATGAAACAGGCTCAAAAGCCAGAGGAGTTGCCGGAACAAGTGTTATGCTGTATGAGGCTAAGCAAGATTGACTTCGTTGACCATGGTCAGATCCCTATGCTTTTAATCCCGGAGGATGGGGAAACTCAAGTGTAAAAAACCTCATCATCTATCCTCCTCAACCTTTGGATGAATAAACCAAACTGGAAGATAAAAAGCATACCAAAAAATTTCCATCTCTGACATTATTAATCAAAAatgttgtatattttatatattatgtacatctatctatctaaatatatatatattttattataacttatataaCGGTCataaaatgcaaaaactcaTGAAGTCATCTTCTTGAGTTTGCCCTTTGTTGTAACTTTTCACTTTGTTGTTACCTCAACTTATGTTATGTGTTATTTTATGAAATGTGCCGAAATTTCTATTGTGCCCATATATTCAGTTTGATATAAAATTCTTTACAGCTTTTTTAAACTGGCCTATACTGTATTCCTCTATAAGATTTAAATTGTATTTGGGTcaaaattgaaagaagaaataaatataggGATCAaagtataaaaagaaaaaagaagaagagggcaAACTCAAGATGATAGATGACATGTATATAAAGAGTAAGAACCCTAGAAGAGAGAAGCAAAGTGAGTGCCTGAGGCCGAGCGCTTCCCTCTTTAGTGAGGGGTGGCGTGGTATACCACGAGAAGGGATTTATTTTGTGGCGCACCCTGTTTTGGGTGCGTAGGCGCATATCAACTCAATCTTAGGGGGCCTTCCTCTTGCTTTGCTGTTTCCTTTAAGCCTTAGGCTGTCAAAGCTAGAGTTGTTTCTGCCCtacatttttgtgtttttttgagTTCTTGGATCTTgtagatttgttttcttctgttcaTGTTATTATTAGTCTTTTGAAGTTTATGATTAGTTAGATTCTTTCATAGATAGTCCAAATTTAATTGGAAACAAGTTCTCAGATTGTTGTCTGGATCTACGATTTGGTCTCATAGTTCCGTAGACAATAAGGGATCAGAATAATCGGACAACAAATTCATGTATTTTCAagttatgtttctgtgttttgttgttgtttctggtCAGTTTTGTGTTTACCGGTTTGCCGTTCGGACCACTCATCTGCAGATTTCACAATCTTAACTGTAAATCAGGTCTTACAATTGTGTATTTCACCTGTTCGTGTTACTGTTTTGATATTGATCATTGCAGTCCGTATAAATATCTAGTGAAGAAGATATTAATGTATAACAAGAACATaacaaacaattttaaaacggtAAAGAATCACATATAGTTGTTATCACTGTAGATTAATCCACATTATTGATCTAATTAATCAGAAAACACAGTAATCTCTGGTCATTACAGTTCAAGCCatctcaaaaaaaattgacaatagTTGTGGACCTTGCTGTTGGACGTACataaaacaaaaggaagatgAAACGAGTAGATGGAACCCACGAGTCGAGCATGTAACCATAAAAGTTGTAGAGACAAATCAAGTTTTGTTGTGATGTGGAT from Camelina sativa cultivar DH55 chromosome 9, Cs, whole genome shotgun sequence encodes:
- the LOC104710766 gene encoding uncharacterized protein LOC104710766; this translates as MGGCVSTHSRAIRPRRKGRRRSSKHFSKVSDIVPHANVRRPSDVGSRVSFALSQDDAWFDSVSVLDSDEDEDFISLPEENAPSAPPSVGGATGNIPNGQVVQFESSSCIVDGKGKYEEYHETYLKIDGSKTEKFVTKGMYKDPSGLSVLTGNNKKKNLMDHASFKGLKEQKRNSQEKTLRTSLSRLMPTVSFNDKTLNSPTSQKRKSAVYRLSFKRRSCDGEEVTEHRKLLYRPKAGFTVPSSAKEKQSSGSWCEIPPSTFKLRGETYFKDKKKSPAPNQCPYTPIGVDLFVCPRKIDHIAQHIELPNIKSEAKLPALLIVNIQLPTYPAAMFLGDSDGEGMSIVLYFKLRDNYEKETSQQYQESIKKLVNDEMEKVKGFAKDSNVAFRERLKIVAGLVNPEDLALSSTEKKLVQAYNEKPVLSRPQHNFFKGPNYFEIDLDVHRFSYISRKGLEAFRDRLKNGTLDLGLTIQAQKPEELPEQVLCCMRLSKIDFVDHGQIPMLLIPEDGETQV